A region from the Halobacillus mangrovi genome encodes:
- a CDS encoding EYxxD motif small membrane protein, translated as MDFLEYFTDVGFVIVTVIGTIAALFYVGVRRRNR; from the coding sequence ATGGATTTTTTAGAATATTTCACAGATGTCGGATTCGTGATTGTAACAGTCATTGGTACCATAGCCGCTCTATTTTACGTAGGGGTGCGTCGACGAAATCGATGA
- a CDS encoding YerC/YecD family TrpR-related protein, giving the protein MQIDKLRGKTLDQLFEAILSLQNVEECYEFFDDLATMNEVQSLAQRLEVARMLREGFTYHKIETETGASTATISRVKRCLNYGNDAYTLALDRVQEKKTE; this is encoded by the coding sequence ATGCAAATAGACAAACTGAGAGGAAAAACGCTTGACCAGCTTTTTGAAGCCATTTTATCCCTGCAGAATGTAGAAGAATGCTACGAGTTTTTTGATGACTTAGCGACAATGAATGAGGTGCAGTCACTCGCCCAGCGTCTAGAAGTGGCACGTATGTTGAGGGAGGGCTTCACGTATCATAAAATCGAGACGGAAACAGGAGCCTCAACGGCGACGATTTCCCGCGTGAAGCGCTGCTTAAATTACGGGAATGACGCTTACACGCTTGCGCTTGATCGTGTCCAGGAAAAGAAAACTGAATAG
- a CDS encoding DUF3048 domain-containing protein — protein sequence MRKLTFLSVTFFSLFLLSACASVGKGMEINQETAFEQEPKEIEGSQDKEQQQTDDNIYPLTGQAMEEVSQHRVIGVMINNHTKARPQSGLSQADIVYEVLAEGQITRFLALFHSRIPDTIGPVRSARPYYFEIASAFNSVYLYHGASTAINRKIAANGIHYLDGSLYDNNGWLFQRSSERSAPHNSYLITAGLDQALTNKDYPQDHEVAPLPFSKEKPIDGTDANGVTITYSEHPEEVVTFTYDEASGRYLRSSDGEPSFDAANEERLAVDNVMIVETEHQIIDSKGRRDIDLTSGGKGYLIQKGKVKEIEWKNIDGRILPYDNEEPLSFVPGQTWVNIVPKNAAVTVND from the coding sequence GTGAGAAAGCTTACGTTTTTAAGTGTCACCTTTTTCTCCCTATTTCTACTTAGTGCCTGTGCATCTGTAGGAAAAGGGATGGAAATAAATCAAGAGACGGCGTTTGAACAAGAACCGAAAGAGATAGAAGGTTCCCAAGACAAAGAACAGCAGCAAACGGACGACAACATATATCCTTTAACAGGACAAGCGATGGAAGAAGTAAGCCAGCATCGGGTCATTGGTGTAATGATTAATAACCATACGAAGGCAAGACCGCAGTCGGGTCTAAGCCAGGCAGATATCGTCTATGAAGTGCTGGCAGAAGGGCAGATCACACGCTTCCTCGCTTTGTTTCACAGCCGGATTCCTGATACAATTGGACCGGTAAGAAGCGCGCGACCATACTATTTCGAGATCGCTTCCGCTTTTAATTCGGTTTATTTGTATCATGGAGCATCAACAGCCATTAACCGTAAGATCGCAGCCAATGGTATTCATTATCTGGACGGATCGTTGTACGACAACAATGGCTGGCTGTTTCAGCGGTCTTCGGAGCGGTCAGCTCCGCACAATTCCTATTTGATTACAGCAGGGCTAGATCAGGCACTGACCAATAAAGATTATCCTCAGGATCATGAAGTCGCACCACTTCCATTTTCAAAAGAGAAGCCTATAGATGGAACAGACGCCAACGGTGTGACCATCACTTACTCCGAACACCCTGAAGAAGTCGTCACATTCACGTATGATGAGGCGAGCGGCCGGTATTTGCGTTCGAGTGATGGAGAACCTTCATTTGATGCCGCCAATGAAGAGCGTCTTGCCGTTGATAATGTCATGATTGTCGAGACTGAACATCAAATCATCGACAGCAAAGGCCGGCGTGATATTGATTTAACATCCGGTGGAAAAGGGTATTTAATACAAAAAGGGAAAGTAAAAGAAATAGAATGGAAAAATATCGATGGGCGCATTTTGCCCTATGACAATGAAGAGCCATTGTCGTTTGTTCCAGGGCAGACATGGGTAAATATCGTTCCTAAAAATGCAGCCGTCACTGTTAATGATTAG
- the purD gene encoding phosphoribosylamine--glycine ligase gives MNILVIGRGGREHSLIQKLAESKQADKIFAAPGNAGMEEVAERVAIPETDQKKLVTFAKENGVDLTIVGPENPLLEGLVDIFQSAGLKVFGPTYAAAMIEGSKHFAKKIMAKYEIPTADYQAFTNLEAAKAYIREKGAPIVVKADGLAAGKGVVVAEKVEEALKAAEDMLEKGQFGEASKEIVVEEFLQGEEFSLMAFVNGSNVYPMIPAKDHKRAFEGDHGPNTGGMGAFAPVPELPEADYQTAVNSILQPAADALVKEGRPFTGILYAGLIQTDRGPKVIEFNARFGDPETQVVLPLLENDLVQVIVDVLNEKDPELRWADKTCAGVVVASSGYPGGYEKGRPVPVISGKTNVYTVHAGTEKSEHGYVSSGGRVLLVGAVEKSLPQALEEVYEHLQMFEGNKDFYYRRDIGISSISSTHPYVK, from the coding sequence ATGAATATTTTGGTAATCGGTCGTGGAGGCCGTGAGCATAGTCTGATACAGAAGCTAGCTGAGAGCAAACAGGCGGACAAAATTTTTGCTGCACCAGGGAACGCTGGTATGGAAGAAGTTGCTGAACGAGTGGCTATACCGGAGACCGATCAGAAGAAGCTTGTTACTTTTGCAAAAGAAAATGGAGTAGACCTAACCATTGTAGGACCTGAAAATCCATTACTGGAAGGACTAGTCGATATCTTCCAATCGGCAGGCCTGAAGGTTTTCGGACCGACCTATGCAGCCGCTATGATTGAAGGAAGCAAACATTTTGCTAAGAAGATCATGGCGAAGTATGAGATTCCTACGGCAGACTACCAGGCATTCACTAATCTAGAAGCGGCTAAAGCGTACATTCGTGAAAAAGGCGCACCTATTGTTGTCAAAGCGGACGGCCTGGCTGCTGGAAAAGGTGTGGTCGTCGCGGAGAAAGTGGAGGAGGCGCTAAAAGCAGCTGAGGATATGCTTGAAAAAGGACAGTTTGGCGAGGCAAGCAAAGAGATCGTTGTTGAGGAATTTTTACAAGGAGAAGAATTTTCTCTAATGGCATTTGTCAATGGTTCTAACGTGTACCCAATGATTCCTGCAAAAGATCATAAGCGTGCGTTTGAAGGGGACCATGGTCCAAACACAGGCGGCATGGGTGCGTTTGCTCCAGTTCCGGAACTGCCAGAAGCGGATTATCAGACTGCGGTCAACTCCATCCTGCAGCCGGCGGCAGATGCACTTGTTAAAGAAGGGCGCCCATTTACCGGAATTCTCTATGCAGGGCTGATTCAGACAGACAGAGGCCCGAAAGTGATTGAATTTAACGCACGTTTTGGTGATCCAGAGACGCAGGTAGTCCTGCCTCTATTGGAAAACGACCTTGTCCAGGTGATTGTAGATGTGCTGAATGAGAAAGATCCTGAACTTCGTTGGGCAGACAAAACTTGCGCAGGGGTGGTTGTTGCTTCGAGCGGCTATCCGGGGGGATATGAGAAAGGACGGCCAGTTCCTGTTATAAGTGGAAAAACTAACGTCTATACAGTGCATGCCGGTACGGAAAAAAGCGAGCATGGCTATGTATCCAGTGGAGGGCGTGTCCTGCTCGTTGGAGCGGTAGAAAAGAGCCTCCCTCAAGCACTGGAAGAGGTCTATGAACATTTGCAGATGTTCGAAGGCAATAAAGACTTTTATTACAGACGTGATATCGGGATTTCATCGATTTCGTCGACGCACCCCTACGTAAAATAG
- the pcrA gene encoding DNA helicase PcrA codes for MTQAMNPLVKGLNEQQRNAVIHTEGPLLIMAGAGSGKTRVLTHRIAYLLSEKDVAPRNILAITFTNKAAREMKERVERLVGKDGEKIWMSTFHSMCVRILRRDIDRVGYDRNFSILDSSDQLSVIKQVLKEINLDPKKWDPRAMLGAISNAKNELMTAEDYAKQAGNMHEEQIAEIYKGYQKKLRKNQSLDFDDLIMQTLSLFDRVPEVLEYYQRRFQYIHVDEYQDTNHAQYQLVKHLASRYQNLCVVGDSDQSIYAWRGADIQNILNFENDYPNAKTILLEQNYRSTELILNAANNVIDNNSGRKPKRLWTDNSGGEKIHYYQAGTEREEGLFVTDKIEDLVRQGRFQYKDVAILYRTNAQSRTIEETFVKAGIPYQMIGGTKFYDRKEIKDMLAYLRLIANPNDDLSFQRVVNEPKRGVGKTSMDKMMAYATDHDISLYEAAAEVDFVGVSAKAAKSIMSFRKMIQNWTQQQEFLSATDMVQEVIDKTGYEEMLMNEKSIEAQSRLENIEEFKSVTKNFEENAEDKTLIAFLTDLALIADIDSMNEDPSSDDTVTLMTLHSAKGLEFPVVFLIGMEESVFPHSRALMDDEELEEERRLAYVGITRAEKQLFITHAKMRTLYGRTNMNPISRFINEIPEELLEGKEQKEELPFFNKKKEASPFQKQSLRPEKRAAKKIEKNKGTGAEKASWQPGDKAVHKKWGEGTVVKVQGEGDAMELDIAFPAPTGIKRLLARFAPITKA; via the coding sequence ATGACACAAGCAATGAATCCTTTAGTAAAAGGTTTGAATGAACAGCAGCGAAACGCAGTGATCCATACCGAAGGACCACTTTTGATTATGGCAGGGGCAGGAAGTGGTAAGACTCGTGTACTTACTCACCGTATTGCCTACTTATTAAGTGAAAAAGATGTAGCGCCCCGGAACATTTTGGCGATTACATTTACAAATAAAGCCGCACGCGAGATGAAAGAGCGTGTCGAGAGGCTTGTCGGCAAAGATGGAGAAAAAATTTGGATGTCGACGTTTCACTCGATGTGTGTAAGAATTCTTCGTCGTGATATCGATCGGGTTGGATATGACAGAAACTTTTCTATCCTGGATTCCAGTGACCAGCTCTCTGTGATAAAACAGGTGCTGAAGGAAATCAATCTTGACCCGAAAAAATGGGATCCACGCGCGATGTTAGGCGCAATCAGTAACGCGAAAAACGAATTAATGACTGCCGAAGATTATGCCAAGCAGGCTGGCAATATGCACGAAGAACAGATTGCCGAGATTTACAAAGGGTACCAGAAGAAGCTGCGTAAAAACCAGTCGCTCGACTTTGATGATCTGATCATGCAGACGTTGTCTCTTTTCGACCGTGTTCCTGAAGTGCTTGAATATTATCAGCGCCGTTTCCAGTACATTCACGTTGATGAGTATCAAGACACGAACCACGCGCAGTACCAGCTCGTAAAACACCTTGCGAGCCGTTATCAGAACCTTTGTGTTGTGGGTGATTCTGACCAGTCGATTTACGCATGGCGCGGGGCAGACATTCAGAACATCTTGAACTTTGAAAATGACTATCCGAATGCGAAAACGATTTTGCTTGAACAAAACTACCGTTCTACCGAGCTGATTCTCAACGCCGCGAATAACGTCATCGATAACAATTCTGGCCGTAAGCCGAAGCGTTTGTGGACCGACAACAGCGGTGGAGAGAAGATCCATTACTATCAAGCTGGTACTGAACGTGAGGAAGGTCTTTTTGTCACAGATAAAATTGAGGATCTCGTTCGTCAGGGCCGCTTCCAATACAAAGATGTGGCGATTCTTTACCGTACGAACGCCCAGTCCCGTACGATCGAGGAAACGTTCGTTAAAGCCGGCATCCCATACCAGATGATCGGCGGCACGAAGTTCTACGATCGGAAGGAAATTAAGGACATGCTTGCGTATTTGCGTTTAATTGCTAACCCGAACGACGACCTCAGCTTCCAGCGTGTCGTCAATGAACCGAAGCGCGGTGTTGGGAAAACGAGCATGGACAAGATGATGGCGTATGCAACTGATCATGACATCTCGCTTTATGAAGCGGCAGCAGAAGTCGATTTTGTCGGTGTAAGCGCAAAAGCGGCGAAGTCGATCATGAGCTTCCGTAAGATGATTCAAAACTGGACCCAGCAGCAGGAATTCTTATCAGCAACCGACATGGTTCAGGAAGTTATCGATAAAACCGGATATGAAGAAATGCTCATGAACGAAAAGAGCATTGAAGCACAAAGCCGTCTTGAAAACATTGAAGAATTTAAATCTGTTACAAAGAACTTCGAAGAGAACGCAGAAGATAAGACGTTGATCGCGTTTTTAACAGATCTTGCGTTGATCGCGGATATCGATTCCATGAATGAAGACCCTAGTAGTGACGACACCGTAACCTTGATGACGCTGCACTCTGCGAAAGGACTGGAGTTCCCTGTCGTGTTCTTGATTGGGATGGAAGAGAGCGTCTTCCCGCACAGCCGTGCCCTAATGGACGATGAAGAATTGGAAGAGGAACGCCGTCTTGCTTACGTAGGGATTACTCGTGCCGAGAAGCAGCTGTTTATTACTCATGCAAAAATGCGTACGCTATATGGCCGTACCAATATGAATCCGATCAGCCGCTTCATTAATGAAATCCCTGAAGAACTCCTAGAAGGCAAGGAGCAAAAAGAGGAGCTTCCATTCTTCAACAAGAAAAAAGAAGCGTCTCCTTTCCAAAAACAATCGCTGCGTCCAGAAAAACGGGCAGCGAAGAAAATTGAGAAGAACAAAGGCACCGGTGCGGAAAAAGCGAGCTGGCAGCCGGGTGACAAAGCTGTGCATAAGAAGTGGGGCGAAGGAACAGTCGTCAAGGTCCAGGGTGAAGGCGATGCGATGGAGCTGGATATCGCGTTCCCGGCACCGACTGGCATTAAGCGTCTACTGGCACGTTTTGCTCCGATTACGAAAGCGTAA
- the pcrB gene encoding heptaprenylglyceryl phosphate synthase, whose product MEKMNEWDHVFKLDPNKKISDQDLQSVCESGTDAIIVGGTDGVTFENVHDLWERIEPYEVPCLLEISDIEAITPGFDGYLIPIVLNSQHKKWLLDIQHHAVKEYGDIIDWKSMATEGYCVLNPDAKVYQHTNCYLPDDADVLAYARIAEHLFQLPIFYLEYSGTYGDPKLVQRIAEELNQTTLFYGGGIHTPEQAREMSAHADVIVVGNIIYENIQAALATVQAAKST is encoded by the coding sequence ATGGAAAAAATGAACGAGTGGGATCATGTCTTTAAGCTTGATCCGAACAAAAAGATTAGCGACCAAGACCTACAATCTGTTTGCGAATCGGGTACAGACGCCATCATTGTAGGCGGAACGGATGGAGTCACATTCGAAAATGTACATGATCTATGGGAACGGATTGAGCCTTACGAGGTTCCTTGTCTATTGGAAATCTCGGATATAGAAGCAATCACCCCCGGGTTCGATGGTTATCTTATTCCAATTGTGCTGAACAGTCAGCACAAGAAGTGGTTGCTGGATATCCAGCATCACGCAGTGAAAGAATATGGAGACATCATCGACTGGAAGAGCATGGCCACAGAGGGCTATTGTGTGCTGAATCCAGATGCAAAAGTGTATCAGCATACCAATTGCTATCTGCCGGATGATGCAGACGTTCTCGCATATGCACGTATAGCAGAGCACCTCTTCCAATTACCCATTTTTTACTTAGAGTACAGCGGAACTTACGGGGATCCGAAGCTCGTTCAAAGGATTGCCGAAGAATTGAATCAAACGACACTGTTTTACGGCGGTGGCATCCACACACCTGAGCAGGCTCGGGAAATGAGTGCTCATGCGGATGTGATCGTCGTCGGAAATATCATTTATGAAAATATACAGGCCGCACTGGCAACGGTGCAGGCGGCAAAATCAACCTAA
- a CDS encoding adenine deaminase C-terminal domain-containing protein: MNETRFRWRNRQLREHAAVIDGTQAPTKLIKNTTYLNVYMKQWMTGHIWLYEDRILYTGPELPANTDGTEIIDGKDSYIVPGYVEPHAHPFQLYNPRSLAEYAARTGTTTLINDNLMWLFLTEKEKAFSLLEEFMNLPATMYWWARFDPQTVLREEKKQHFDEQVLSWIEHDAVIQGGELTAWPDVLYGGDEQILHWMQETKRARKPLEAHLPGASQKTLVKMRLLGMDSEHESMTAEDVIKRLEVGYQTGLRYSSIRPDLPDILKGLKKHNHTHFDHMMYTTDGSTPGFYREGLINQCIKIAIEEGVPVLDAYMMATYQPARHFGIENRVGSVNAGRVAHLNFLKDPKDPTPHSVIAKGEWVKRDGEMIQTESTIPWEKNGVTPLSLDWEVAEGDMQFSMPIGMEMINDVIMKPYAIDIDASAERLSHETNEAFLMFMDRDGEWTVNTLLKGFTNSLGAIASSYSNTGDLILIGKSRSDMKKAFKRMKELGGGIVLVNDGKVIFELPLPLGGVMSDLPLPELMEKEAELKQHLKSHGFSYSDPVYTLLFLSSMHLPYIRITPLGIMDVKKKEVLFPSIMR, from the coding sequence ATGAATGAAACACGATTCCGTTGGCGTAATCGGCAGTTGCGTGAACATGCGGCTGTCATCGATGGCACACAAGCGCCAACTAAACTGATCAAAAATACAACCTATTTGAACGTATATATGAAACAATGGATGACAGGGCACATCTGGCTGTATGAGGATCGTATCCTCTACACAGGGCCGGAGCTTCCTGCCAATACAGACGGAACAGAAATCATTGATGGGAAGGACAGTTATATTGTCCCAGGCTACGTTGAGCCTCACGCCCATCCGTTTCAGTTATATAATCCCCGAAGCTTGGCGGAATATGCAGCCAGGACAGGGACCACCACGCTGATTAACGATAATCTTATGTGGCTTTTTTTAACAGAAAAAGAGAAAGCGTTTTCTTTATTGGAAGAATTCATGAATCTTCCCGCAACGATGTACTGGTGGGCGCGTTTTGACCCTCAGACTGTGCTCAGGGAAGAAAAGAAACAGCACTTTGATGAACAAGTGCTCTCCTGGATTGAACATGATGCAGTCATCCAGGGAGGGGAACTAACGGCATGGCCAGATGTTCTCTACGGCGGTGATGAACAAATTCTTCATTGGATGCAGGAAACGAAGCGGGCAAGAAAACCGCTGGAAGCCCACCTTCCTGGCGCTTCACAAAAAACACTAGTCAAAATGAGACTGTTAGGCATGGACTCTGAGCATGAATCGATGACGGCGGAAGATGTGATCAAACGTCTGGAAGTTGGTTACCAAACCGGACTTCGCTATTCTTCCATTCGCCCTGACCTTCCCGATATCCTTAAGGGACTGAAAAAGCATAATCACACCCACTTCGATCATATGATGTACACAACGGACGGATCTACGCCTGGCTTTTATCGTGAAGGACTGATCAATCAATGTATAAAAATTGCGATTGAAGAAGGTGTTCCGGTCCTGGATGCTTATATGATGGCGACTTATCAGCCAGCCCGGCATTTCGGTATTGAAAATCGGGTTGGAAGTGTTAACGCAGGGAGAGTGGCTCACCTCAACTTTTTGAAAGATCCAAAAGACCCGACTCCTCATTCTGTTATTGCAAAAGGAGAATGGGTAAAGCGGGATGGCGAGATGATTCAAACCGAATCGACGATTCCTTGGGAGAAAAATGGTGTGACCCCATTATCATTAGATTGGGAGGTTGCGGAAGGGGATATGCAGTTCTCAATGCCGATTGGAATGGAAATGATTAATGATGTGATCATGAAGCCGTATGCAATCGATATTGATGCCTCAGCAGAACGCCTGTCTCACGAGACGAATGAAGCCTTCCTCATGTTTATGGATCGGGATGGAGAGTGGACTGTCAATACGTTGCTAAAAGGGTTCACGAACTCTCTGGGAGCCATTGCCAGCTCTTATTCCAATACAGGCGATTTGATCCTTATCGGAAAATCACGCTCTGACATGAAAAAAGCCTTCAAGAGAATGAAAGAACTCGGAGGTGGAATTGTGCTCGTGAATGATGGAAAAGTGATCTTTGAACTGCCTCTTCCATTAGGTGGTGTCATGTCTGACTTACCCCTTCCTGAGCTTATGGAAAAGGAAGCAGAATTGAAACAACACTTGAAATCTCATGGTTTTTCTTATTCCGACCCAGTCTATACACTGCTCTTTTTATCTTCCATGCATCTGCCTTACATCCGCATCACACCACTCGGTATCATGGATGTGAAAAAGAAAGAGGTACTCTTTCCTTCGATAATGCGTTAA
- a CDS encoding YitT family protein, which produces MKSFLKKGIAILAGSMLLSLGINFFLIPDHVLDGGMIGLGLIANYVWGLKVGFTIICFSIPIFTLAWFHYRAYFYNSLHGLLVSSLSIDVLSGLRDYHLALDPAVSSILGGALVGGGIGLMLRNKTSTGGTDLLAQMISDWLKMNVGFVIFAFDLLIIGVSGYLFSTQTLLLSTITILSVALVTMLCTSSRFLHHATPH; this is translated from the coding sequence ATGAAGTCCTTTCTTAAAAAAGGAATAGCGATCCTTGCTGGAAGTATGCTCCTGTCGCTCGGAATCAATTTTTTTCTAATCCCTGATCATGTTCTTGATGGCGGGATGATTGGACTTGGTCTGATCGCTAATTACGTATGGGGACTCAAAGTCGGCTTTACAATCATTTGCTTCAGCATACCGATATTTACGCTAGCGTGGTTCCACTATCGCGCTTATTTTTATAACAGTCTACATGGACTGCTCGTTTCCTCTCTTTCGATCGATGTATTGAGTGGTCTTCGCGACTATCACCTGGCACTCGATCCGGCCGTGAGTTCCATCCTTGGGGGAGCACTAGTGGGTGGTGGTATCGGATTAATGCTTAGGAATAAGACGAGCACGGGCGGGACCGACCTGCTCGCTCAGATGATATCCGATTGGCTGAAGATGAACGTCGGCTTTGTCATTTTTGCATTTGATTTGTTAATTATAGGTGTGAGCGGCTACCTTTTCTCCACACAGACGCTCCTGCTGTCGACGATTACAATTTTGAGTGTGGCTTTGGTTACGATGCTTTGTACCTCTTCAAGGTTTCTTCACCATGCAACCCCTCATTAG
- a CDS encoding YgaP family membrane protein: protein MIQNIGIINSMVRITAGLSMLTFLSMQGQKQEDSFVQRMMVIIAAMKVAEGIVRYCPMTAMYDEIVYEDDGLEEDWDQEFTEEVM, encoded by the coding sequence GTGATACAAAATATCGGGATTATCAACTCTATGGTTCGTATCACTGCCGGGCTAAGCATGCTGACATTTTTGTCAATGCAAGGCCAGAAGCAGGAAGATTCGTTTGTTCAGCGTATGATGGTTATCATCGCAGCCATGAAGGTGGCGGAAGGAATCGTTCGCTACTGCCCAATGACAGCGATGTATGATGAGATCGTTTATGAAGATGACGGTCTAGAGGAAGATTGGGATCAGGAATTTACTGAAGAAGTGATGTAA